Proteins found in one Triticum aestivum cultivar Chinese Spring chromosome 4D, IWGSC CS RefSeq v2.1, whole genome shotgun sequence genomic segment:
- the LOC123098099 gene encoding protein EARLY-RESPONSIVE TO DEHYDRATION 7, chloroplastic has protein sequence MASASKQQSMYPEVPQSHPDHNTAFQYNPAAASTGAGAGESLYPTMDPHEMAENLFPADAAEDAAPAPPTVEETLVDVPGSQLHLVDPDRSLDLGAGTLSIVRLRQGDHCVAVLARLTPDKSNQRRGFFSFLSSGRFTDAQEPVQWPLASDVAVVKLDAGHYFFSLHVPHSDHPDDKEDDVAETDADREAALSYGLTVAGKGQEQVLQELDRVLKEYTTFSVKQVDDEAGEVMDTRAVSEITPEEAAGDKKEEIEEQSAAFWTTIAPNVDDYSSSVARLIAKGSGQLVRGIIWCGDITASGLKCGEAVLKKGAGANGKHTQVKPSSLKRMKRARRVTKMSNKVANSILSGVLKVSGFVTSTVVNSKPAQKFFKLMPGEVILASLDGFGKVWDAVEVSGKNVMKTSSVVTTSVVTHRYGDQAGEITQDYLHATGNALGVAWAVFKIRKALDPKGHIKKSSLASSAAHAVAKQSISLQKKK, from the exons atggcctCCGCCTCCAAGCAGCAGAGCATGTACCCAGAGGTGCCCCAGTCCCACCCCGACCACAACACCGCCTTCCAGTACAACCCCGCCGCAGCCAGCACCGGCGCCGGTGCCGGCGAGTCGCTCTACCCCACCATGGACCCCCACGAGATGGCCGAGAACCTCTTCCCGGCCGACGCGGCCGAGGACGCCGCCCCGGCCCCGCCCACGGTGGAGGAGACCCTCGTCGACGTGCCGGGCTCGCAGCTCCACCTCGTCGACCCCGACCGCAGCCTCGACCTCGGCGCTGGCACGCTCTCCATCGTGCGCCTCCGCCAGGGCGACCACTGCGTGGCCGTCCTCGCGCGCCTCACACCGGACAAGTCCAACCAGCGGCGCGGCTTTTTCAGCTTCCTCAGCAGCGGCCGCTTCACCGACGCGCAGGAGCCCGTGCAGTGGCCGCTCGCCAGCGACGTCGCCGTCGTCAAGCTCGACGCCGGCCACTACTTCTTCTCGCTCCACGTCCCGCACTCGGACCACCCCGACGACAAGGAGGACGACGTGGCGGAGACGGACGCGGACCGGGAGGCCGCGCTGAGCTACGGGCTCACCGTCGCGGGGAAAGGGCAGGAGCAGGTGCTGCAGGAGCTGGACAGGGTCCTGAAGGAGTACACAACCTTCTCCGTCAAGCAGGTCGACGACGAGGCGGGCGAGGTAATGGACACGAGGGCGGTGTCGGAGATCACACCGGAGGAGGCTGCCGGGGACAAGAAGGAGGAAATTGAGGAGCAGTCCGCGGCCTTCTGGACGACAATCGCGCCAAACGTAGACGACTACAGCTCGTCGGTGGCGAGGCTTATCGCCAAGGGCTCGGGGCAGCTGGTAAGGGGCATCATCTGGTGCGGGGACATCACAGCCTCCGGCCTGAAATGCGGGGAGGCGGTGTTGAAGAAGGGTGCGGGGGCGAACGGCAAGCATACGCAGGTGAAGCCGAGCTCCCTCAAGAGGATGAAGAG GGCCAGAAGGGTCACTAAAATGTCGAACAAGGTAGCAAATTCAATTCTCTCAGGTGTTCTCAAAGTCTCAGGATTTGTTACCAGCACTGTGGTCAACTCCAAACCTGCACAGAAGTTCTTCAAGTTAATGCCTGGCGAAGTTATTCTTGCTTCGCTGGACGGATTTG GTAAAGTTTGGGACGCTGTTGAGGTGTCTGGCAAGAACGTGATGAAAACATCATCAGTTGTCACAACTTCAGTTGTAACGCACAG GTACGGTGATCAGGCAGGTGAGATCACACAGGACTACCTCCACGCCACCGGAAACGCTCTTGGAGTCGCGTGGGCGGTCTTCAAGATTCGGAAAGCGCTCGACCCAAAGGGGCACATCAAGAAGTCGTCCCTGGCGAGCTCGGCGGCGCACGCTGTGGCTAAGCAATCGATAAGCCTGCAAAAGAAGAAGTGA